The sequence TCCCTCTGTGCCGCGTTTTCCCCCAGTTTAAAATAAGACTaatgctttcttctcccttacGTCTGTTGAACCTGTAGGCGCACTTGCTAAAAGAACTGTTGCTGGCTGCATATCTGTGCGGCACAGCATAGACGGCACCCCGCACCTCAGACAAGTCTTTCAAGAGAAACACGTAAGAACTTCATTAAGTAGAAGAatgtttataaaacagaaacaaaatatatactGGAATGCCCTTAACTTCCACAAAAGTCAGTTCAAACCATTCCATGTAGCAGGACTGAGATCTAGAAAAGACTGCATTGTGTCAAGATACACGAAACAGCCCAGCAAAATGTCATATTGTTGCTTTATATTTGctaaaaataactgctttcaAACGCCGATAAATTGTTTTGGTAGGAATTACAATGTGAAAATCCTAACAGCATCctctgtaaaaatatatatattttttaaaagtagagcATCTTATAACCATCGTATTTTACCTGAGGGGTTTATGATGGGAGTTGAAATCACTTATATAATGTCTAGAAACTGTTATAAATAACATATCATGAGTAAGTTGTTCAACTGTGATGGTTCCAAAAACTTCAGTACATTAAGATGTGTTTTCTCCACTGAGTCCATCACTCTCTTTGGCAAAGGAAACaagattttgcattttagaGGCATTTTTGCACAGTTAGAAAATTACTGTTCAGTATTCCATTTCTACATGCAGTTCCCATTGTTCCTTGAATTGCAGGAGACACATTTCTTGGTCCTCTGATGATTCATCAGGTACTTCCTTCTCATACAGTCTGGACAAAATTCCCTCTTTGTCAGGATCATCACGCTTGAATACTCCTTCACACGCCTGATTTTCAACACTGGACAAGGTAGGAATATACAGTCTTCCAGTGTGAGGATCCCAATCTACTAATATGGTCTGTTCACCTTCTTTCTCTGTGAGGCCCTGTgctattttttccagatgaGGATAGGATGTCTGCCCAGATTTTTCAGTATCCAAGTCCACCAAGTTGATATGGATCGCACTCGGCAATTCATCTGCTGCATCAaccattttcaaattaaattcctttgttttctgtcccAAACAAGGGTCTGCTGCCCTCACCTCTAGTTGGGGGCAATACGGCTGTCCTGTTTTCATATTAACCAAATCCCCCAAAGCAATCTGTGGCTCACCTAGTAGTCCCCCGGGGGCAGAGGTCTTCTCTTTCAAACTGAGGTCTTCTAGTTTCTGACTAGGACTGAAGTCTTCAGCCCTTACATCATGTTCATACTCTATAGTCCCTGCATTTTTCCGTCTTAAAGTATTCTTTGTTCCAGTCTGGCCATAAGATGGCCAGTTCCCAGTTTGGTCCCCGTCCGCTAAAATATCCTCCTTGTGTGAAATCTCTTTGTGTGAAATCTCAAGcaagtgttttgtttccagCACTTCTTTTGAAGGCAGATCTTTCCCTTTGGTGCCATTGTAAACAGTATAATAACATggacttttcctttctgatagATGATTGGATTCCTGAGATGGCTTGTACTCATCCACGTTAACAGTGATAAGGTTGACCACTATTTTTTCACATGGTATGAAAACCCTTTCCTTGTATTTGTCAGTGTAGTGCCATAcctagaaagcaaaaaatattttgatttgagcaaactataataaaaataccatCTTGCTGCTTGCATGcagtatgagaaacaaacaggatgaaCTGGGAGCGTCAGTCAGCTCCCAGAGCTATGATGTCATTGGTATTAGTGGGACTTGGTGGActggagtgctgggatggagggctacaggctgttcaggagggataggcagggcaggcgaggtggAGGTGTCGCACTGTGCGTAAGGGATTGATTGTACAGCCCTTACCGTTAGTGATGATGTGGTGGAGAGCCTCTGGGTAAGGATTATGGGGatgaaaaacaaaggagatgttgtAGTGGGTGTCTACTACCAAATGCCCAGCCAGGATGTAAGCACTGATGAGttattctataggcaattaggagaaatttcagaattggtagcccttgtccttatgggagatttcaacttcccagacatcacCTGGGAATATCATACTGCTGTGACAAGCAGGTCTTGGAAATACTTGAACTTTGTAGTACCTGTGAACTTCTTGTCACAGGTACTCACTGAGCCAACTGGAAAGGtgccctcctagacttgctgtttgtgaatagagaaggactcATAGGGgatgtgatggtaggtggctgtcttggccacagtgatcacGAgtggttgagtttaaaattttcagtgcaatgacaaaaaaggacagcagagttgctaccctggacttcaggagagcaaactttaagctattCAGGGAGCTAATTCGCAGtgtcccctgggaatctgcttttgatgGCTTAGGGGTCCACGAGTGCTGGTCAGCTTTTAAGAATcaccttttaaaagcacaggagcaggcaatccCATGGTGTTGTAAGTCAAGCAAGcggggcagaagaccagcttggctgaacagggaactccttgtggagctcaagaggaaaaagaaattgtatgacCTCTGGAAGCGAGGTCAGGCTTCGCAGGAAGATGACAGAGCTGTGGTTCACAGGGAGAAGACACAAAAGGCCAAAGCTGAACTAGAGgtgaaactg comes from Ciconia boyciana chromosome 3, ASM3463844v1, whole genome shotgun sequence and encodes:
- the IL20RA gene encoding interleukin-20 receptor subunit alpha isoform X1, translated to MGAGQPRRGAAWLLLPPPLLLLLLLLLLPPPPAAHTGELYCSLPNPRNVHFESINMKNVLHWSAPEGTGDGVLYKVKYSVYGVGKWIRKPECRNINRTWCDLSSETSDYEEQYYASVKAFLNGMCSDWMETTRFNPLTDTKIDPPTVSVSSTEKSISIILTAPEKWKRSPEGESISLLQVYPGLQYNVSVLNKKTKKRWFFSISNNTLIVPWLEPGTAYCVSAQIYVTTPLLHSGFSKEYCIATLKDKTADETITIVCGYVLPIMLAVLFISMTCYCVHRYIHVSKQKHPTNLVWHYTDKYKERVFIPCEKIVVNLITVNVDEYKPSQESNHLSERKSPCYYTVYNGTKGKDLPSKEVLETKHLLEISHKEISHKEDILADGDQTGNWPSYGQTGTKNTLRRKNAGTIEYEHDVRAEDFSPSQKLEDLSLKEKTSAPGGLLGEPQIALGDLVNMKTGQPYCPQLEVRAADPCLGQKTKEFNLKMVDAADELPSAIHINLVDLDTEKSGQTSYPHLEKIAQGLTEKEGEQTILVDWDPHTGRLYIPTLSSVENQACEGVFKRDDPDKEGILSRLYEKEVPDESSEDQEMCLLQFKEQWELHVEMEY
- the IL20RA gene encoding interleukin-20 receptor subunit alpha isoform X2; the protein is MKNVLHWSAPEGTGDGVLYKVKYSVYGVGKWIRKPECRNINRTWCDLSSETSDYEEQYYASVKAFLNGMCSDWMETTRFNPLTDTKIDPPTVSVSSTEKSISIILTAPEKWKRSPEGESISLLQVYPGLQYNVSVLNKKTKKRWFFSISNNTLIVPWLEPGTAYCVSAQIYVTTPLLHSGFSKEYCIATLKDKTADETITIVCGYVLPIMLAVLFISMTCYCVHRYIHVSKQKHPTNLVWHYTDKYKERVFIPCEKIVVNLITVNVDEYKPSQESNHLSERKSPCYYTVYNGTKGKDLPSKEVLETKHLLEISHKEISHKEDILADGDQTGNWPSYGQTGTKNTLRRKNAGTIEYEHDVRAEDFSPSQKLEDLSLKEKTSAPGGLLGEPQIALGDLVNMKTGQPYCPQLEVRAADPCLGQKTKEFNLKMVDAADELPSAIHINLVDLDTEKSGQTSYPHLEKIAQGLTEKEGEQTILVDWDPHTGRLYIPTLSSVENQACEGVFKRDDPDKEGILSRLYEKEVPDESSEDQEMCLLQFKEQWELHVEMEY
- the IL20RA gene encoding interleukin-20 receptor subunit alpha isoform X3, translating into MSFTGQHQKAQEMEYSTRYGVGKWIRKPECRNINRTWCDLSSETSDYEEQYYASVKAFLNGMCSDWMETTRFNPLTDTKIDPPTVSVSSTEKSISIILTAPEKWKRSPEGESISLLQVYPGLQYNVSVLNKKTKKRWFFSISNNTLIVPWLEPGTAYCVSAQIYVTTPLLHSGFSKEYCIATLKDKTADETITIVCGYVLPIMLAVLFISMTCYCVHRYIHVSKQKHPTNLVWHYTDKYKERVFIPCEKIVVNLITVNVDEYKPSQESNHLSERKSPCYYTVYNGTKGKDLPSKEVLETKHLLEISHKEISHKEDILADGDQTGNWPSYGQTGTKNTLRRKNAGTIEYEHDVRAEDFSPSQKLEDLSLKEKTSAPGGLLGEPQIALGDLVNMKTGQPYCPQLEVRAADPCLGQKTKEFNLKMVDAADELPSAIHINLVDLDTEKSGQTSYPHLEKIAQGLTEKEGEQTILVDWDPHTGRLYIPTLSSVENQACEGVFKRDDPDKEGILSRLYEKEVPDESSEDQEMCLLQFKEQWELHVEMEY